GCGGGAGTTCCGGACGCCCATTTTGGTGCACGACGACGACCGGTACATTGCGGCCCACCCCTACCGATATGAGCATGAGAACAACAGGTTCCTCTATCCCGTCCGCTACCCCGCGTCGATCCCCTACCTGGGCGCTATGACCCTGGCGGGAGCGCTAAACGTCCGCGGTGTCACCGATGTGCACAGCCTCGGGGAAGACACCGGCTCCACCCTTCCCGGATCACCGCGCATCATCCATACACCCGGGCACACTGCCGGGCACGTTGCCCTGCACTATCCGGACCGGGGCGTGCTGATCTGCGGGGATTCCCTGGTGACGCTCAACCCGTATACCGGGACCAAGGGGCCGCAGATCGTTTCCGGAGCGGCCACCGCCAACAGCCCGGAGGCGCTTCGATCCCTGGAACTGCTGGCCGCGACAGGCGCCCCCACGCTGTTGACCGGCCATGGAGAGCCCTGGACCGGCGGTGCCGAGGCCGCCGTCGAGCAGGCGCTGGCGCGCGGGGCGTCCTAAGGCTCCCGCTCGACTTCCTGTTTCAGCACATCCAGCAGCCGGGGATCGCCGATGGGACGAAAGTGCCCCATCGTTTCGAGCTGGATATTCCGCGCTCCGGGCAGGGAACTGCCGCCGGGAATGTGGGGGTCAAAGCGGCTGTACACGGAGGTGATGCGCGCGTTGACGTCGCTGCTGCCCTGGAGCCGCAGCAGCAGCTTGTCGCGCGGCGAAAAGGCGCGGATGGACGGAACAAAGAAAAAGCGGGCGTAGACGGAGCCGGAAAAGGGTGTGTTGACGGCGACCATGTGGTCCACCCGCCGGGCACCTTCCGGCAGCAGCATCAGTTGCTTGCCGATGAGGCCGCCCTTGCTGTGGGCCACCACGATTACATCGCTAAGGTCCCGTTCCACGAGATACTGCTGGACCAGTTCCGCCATGCGGTCGATCCGGCCCCGGTTGAAGCCCAGCGGCGCCACCGTGTGAACCGGATGCCCCCAGGAAGACAGTGCCTGCGCCAGCGGGCGCAGGAACTGCCAGTTCTCATACACCCCGGGAATCAGGACCACCGGGCGTCCCGCCGCACCGGCCTCCGGCACCAGGTACTCGGACGGATCCTTGCGGAACAGGAACCCGTTCACCTGCCAAAACCCCACATAGGCGTAGTCCGCTGCCCAGGCCCTGGCCAGCGCCGCCCGGCGGCGCATCCGCTGCGGCATCACTGCCGGCGTGCTGCTTCCCGAAGGAGCGCCGCGGTCTGCGCCGGCTCGGTGTACATGCACACGTGCGGCTGGCCGGGCAGCTCCACGGCAACCGCTCCGGGGCGCGCGGCGGCCAGTTCCCGCAGCCAGCGGGCGGGAACAATGGGGTCCCTGGCGCCGCGGACGAGAGTCACCGGCGCCTGGACCCTGCCGATGCGCTCCTCGAGCCGGTGCCGCACCATCTTCGGCATGGTGCGCAGGTACCAGCGGGGACCGGCCCGCAGATAGTCGGTCAGCAGAATCCAGTTGATCACCGGAGGTTCCCGCAGGCAGTCCTGCGCCAGCCGCAGTCCCTGCGGCACGGCATGGCGTTCCCCGCTGTTGGTCGTGGGCCCCATCAGTACCACGGAGGTCACCAGGTCCGGCGCGCACAGCGCCATTTCCGTCACCACCTGGCAACCCATGGAATGGCCCACCCACTGGGTGGGACCGATCCCGGCGGCCCGCAGGGCATCGCAGCTGATCTGTGCAAAGCCGGCCATGTCCAGACCGTGGTGCGGTGTGGATGCGGACCCGAAACCCGGCATTTCCAGCGTATGTACCGTGGAATCCTTCGCCAGTTCGTCCACCAGCCGGGAAAAATAGCGCCCGGAGGCTCCCAGGCCGTGCACCAGCACCATCTGATCGGCCCCGGACCCGTAGGTGCGGATGTCGACGTCGTACTCTCCCACCCGCACGCGCTTGTGGGTTGGCTGTGCCTTGGTACCTGTCAAAGGATTCCCCTGTATTGAACGTCGGTCCGAACTCCTGAGACCACACTAGTGGGCAGGCTCGAGTCTTATTATGAATTATTCATAATAAGTGGTTAGCTAGTGGCCATGACATCGACAGCAGCCACCGCAGAGACCACCGCACGGTGGTCCGAAGCGCTGCGCACCCACGGTCGTCGGGTCACTAAGCAGCGGCTGGCGGTCCTCACCGCCGTCGAACATCACCCCCATGCCGTGGCCGACGACGTCGCCGCCGCAGCACGCGGGGAGCTTCCGGACATCAGCCTGCAGTCGGTCTATGTGGTCCTGGCGGACCTGACCGAGACCGGGCTGCTGCGGAAGATCGAGCCGCCGCACTCCCCCGCCCGGTACGAGACCCGCGTGGATGACAACCATCACCACGCGATCTGCACCGGCTGCGGACGGATCGAGGACGTGGACTGCGCAGTGGGGCACGCGCCTTGCCTGACGCCGGAGAACACCCACGGCATGACCATCCAAATTGCGGATGTGCTCTACCGGGGGCTCTGCGCAGACTGCGCCGGCCAAGCTTCCTGACGTCATCTGAACACCCTTAAGAAAGAGAGAGCATGTCGAATTTCACCACCACCCAGACCGGCACACCGGTTGGCAGCGATGCCAACTCGCTGAGCGCCGGCCCCAACGGAGCCATCGCCCTGCACGACCGTTACCTGGTCGAGAAGCTGGCCCAGTTCAACCGTGAGCGCATCCCGGAGCGCATCGTGCACGCCAAGGGCGGCGGCGCATTCGGTGAGTTCGTTGTCACCGAGGATGTTTCCAAGTACACGCGTGCCGCTGTCTTCCAGCCGGGCACCGTGACGGAAACCGTCCAGCGCTTCTCCTCGGTGGCCGGCGAGCAGGGCTCCCCCGACACCTGGCGCGACGTTCGCGGCTTCGCACT
This genomic interval from Arthrobacter sunyaminii contains the following:
- a CDS encoding MBL fold metallo-hydrolase codes for the protein MFTRNVAEGIHRIEHAYVNTYLVEDDGGLAIIDAGLPGMWPELSRAVRELGYGPGSVSALVLTHAHFDHVGSAAKIRREFRTPILVHDDDRYIAAHPYRYEHENNRFLYPVRYPASIPYLGAMTLAGALNVRGVTDVHSLGEDTGSTLPGSPRIIHTPGHTAGHVALHYPDRGVLICGDSLVTLNPYTGTKGPQIVSGAATANSPEALRSLELLAATGAPTLLTGHGEPWTGGAEAAVEQALARGAS
- a CDS encoding esterase/lipase family protein, with the translated sequence MPQRMRRRAALARAWAADYAYVGFWQVNGFLFRKDPSEYLVPEAGAAGRPVVLIPGVYENWQFLRPLAQALSSWGHPVHTVAPLGFNRGRIDRMAELVQQYLVERDLSDVIVVAHSKGGLIGKQLMLLPEGARRVDHMVAVNTPFSGSVYARFFFVPSIRAFSPRDKLLLRLQGSSDVNARITSVYSRFDPHIPGGSSLPGARNIQLETMGHFRPIGDPRLLDVLKQEVEREP
- a CDS encoding alpha/beta fold hydrolase — its product is MTGTKAQPTHKRVRVGEYDVDIRTYGSGADQMVLVHGLGASGRYFSRLVDELAKDSTVHTLEMPGFGSASTPHHGLDMAGFAQISCDALRAAGIGPTQWVGHSMGCQVVTEMALCAPDLVTSVVLMGPTTNSGERHAVPQGLRLAQDCLREPPVINWILLTDYLRAGPRWYLRTMPKMVRHRLEERIGRVQAPVTLVRGARDPIVPARWLRELAAARPGAVAVELPGQPHVCMYTEPAQTAALLREAARRQ
- a CDS encoding Fur family transcriptional regulator, which gives rise to MTSTAATAETTARWSEALRTHGRRVTKQRLAVLTAVEHHPHAVADDVAAAARGELPDISLQSVYVVLADLTETGLLRKIEPPHSPARYETRVDDNHHHAICTGCGRIEDVDCAVGHAPCLTPENTHGMTIQIADVLYRGLCADCAGQAS